From Methylomonas sp. EFPC3, a single genomic window includes:
- a CDS encoding thymidylate synthase, whose amino-acid sequence MQPYLELLADIMANGVDKSDRTGTGTRSVFGRQIRYNLADGFPLLTTKKLHFKSIAYELLWFLRGDTNIKYLNDHGVTIWDEWATPDGELGPVYGAQWRNWLGPDGRRFDQIEILVDGLKRKPDSRRHLVSAWNVGFLPDESIGPRENAAAGRMALPPCHVLYQFYVANGKLSCMMTQRSADCFLGVPYNQASVALFTHMLAQQCGFEVGELIMSFGDVHVYRNHFAQVELQLSRQPLPPPRLQFGRRPESIFDYRFADFQLLDYQAHPHIAGAVSV is encoded by the coding sequence ATGCAACCATATTTAGAGCTTCTGGCCGATATCATGGCCAACGGCGTCGATAAAAGCGACCGTACCGGCACCGGTACCCGTTCGGTTTTCGGCCGGCAAATCCGTTACAACCTGGCCGATGGGTTTCCGTTGTTAACCACCAAAAAACTGCACTTCAAGTCGATAGCTTACGAGTTGCTCTGGTTTTTGCGCGGCGACACCAATATCAAATACCTGAACGACCACGGCGTCACGATCTGGGACGAATGGGCAACGCCGGATGGCGAGCTGGGCCCGGTTTACGGCGCGCAGTGGCGCAACTGGTTGGGGCCGGATGGAAGGCGTTTTGATCAGATCGAGATTCTGGTTGATGGCTTGAAGCGCAAACCCGACTCGCGCCGGCACCTGGTCAGCGCCTGGAACGTGGGTTTTCTGCCGGACGAATCGATCGGGCCGCGTGAAAATGCGGCGGCCGGCAGAATGGCATTGCCGCCGTGCCACGTGCTGTACCAGTTTTACGTGGCGAACGGTAAATTGTCCTGCATGATGACCCAACGCAGTGCCGACTGTTTTTTGGGCGTGCCGTACAACCAAGCCAGTGTGGCGTTATTTACGCACATGTTGGCCCAGCAATGTGGCTTCGAAGTCGGCGAATTGATCATGTCGTTCGGCGATGTGCACGTTTACCGCAACCATTTTGCCCAAGTCGAGTTGCAGTTGAGTCGCCAACCTTTGCCGCCGCCGCGTTTGCAGTTCGGGCGCCGGCCGGAGTCGATTTTCGATTACCGATTCGCCGATTT